One window of the Macaca thibetana thibetana isolate TM-01 chromosome 1, ASM2454274v1, whole genome shotgun sequence genome contains the following:
- the LEXM gene encoding lymphocyte expansion molecule, translating into MCMDKGKISPLRAHAGGGATWARARPTGRITRPTLPWQQRRRSERRPALREGQDAAGARGWNRAGSMATKWFTGAPFGVQSHRFDISAVYPNRKKFSTFTEAPYSMRYSTQVSHIGPGTYSSKETCFSKNKLMKEVDTGWAKAQEATQLTQLPHFQYQAIMKEKRLQEQKLGPGSYNVKDFLEQLQEKPCSTRGLLSSGEVRFRGLIGNYYPGPGNYGEKGNPYTKLEENAWNRSHSEGLMCRMSNKPDPRPHQGSGLGPGTYSFKSDLETYVARSVGTRGPYDTFSGDRSKPLPYGHYSMQKKKPRELMNFKSFVEELNSRHNKKHGVFSKLPRNPKTPTERIYWASLSQCPRTLATSGPSFWLPQEKKCKSVNQPPFLLTSKGSGAKSSQMIMGSWNPVGVGRYLNTWLMETKDRRQRYRSLFLGGSKRYLSDLARDMLMQERITPFTKGKCPPTVDYNSDPTS; encoded by the exons ATGTGCATGGACAAGGGAAAAATCAGCCCGCTACGTGCGCACGCCGGTGGGGGCGCCACGTGGGCGAGGGCGCGGCCTACGGGGCGCATCACAAGGCCCACGTTGCCGTGGCAGCAGCGGAGGCGGTCGGAGCGCAGGCCTGCCTTGAGGGAAGGCCAGGATGCCGCCGGAGCTCGTGGCTGGAACCGCGCCGGCTCCATGGCCACTAAATGGTTCACCGGGGCGCCCTTTGGGGTGCAGAGCCACAG GTTTGACATCTCTGCTGTTTATCCCAACCGGAAGAAGTTCAGCACCTTCACTGAGGCCCCATACTCCATGCGTTATTCTACCCAAGTG TCCCACATAGGCCCGGGGACTTACAGCTCAAAGGAGACCTGCTTCAGCAAGAATAAGCTGATGAAGGAGGTGGACACAGGCTGGGCCAAGGCCCAGGAAGCCACGCAGCTGACCCAGCTACCCCACTTCCAGTACCAGGCCATCATGAAAGAGAAGCGGCTGCAG GAGCAAAAGCTGGGGCCCGGCTCCTACAATGTCAAAGACTTCTTAGAACAGCTGCAGGAGAAACCGTGTAGCACCCGGGGGCTGCTCAGCTCTGGGGAGGTTCGCTTCCGAGGACTCATTGGG AACTACTATCCAGGCCCTGGAAATTATGGGGAGAAGGGCAACCCATACACCAAGCTGGAGGAGAATGCCTGGAACCGGTCCCATTCCGAGGGCCTCATGTGCAGGATGAGCAACAAGCCGGACCCCCGGCCTCATCAG GGGAGTGGTCTGGGACCCGGCACCTACTCCTTCAAAAGTGACCTTGAGACATACGTGGCACGATCCGTCGGCACCCGCGGCCCCTATGACACTTTTTCTGGTGATCGGAGCAAGCCACTGCCTTATGGGCACTACTCCATGCAG aaaaaaaagccCAGGGAACTGATGAATTTCAAGAGCTTCGTAGAAGAACTTAACTCACGTCACAACAAGAAGCATGGGGTTTTTTCTAAACTTCCCCGCAACCCAAAAACCCCTACAGAGAGGATTTACTGGGCCAGCCTCAGCCAGTGCCCCCGCACGCTG GCCACATCTGGCCCCAGTTTCTGGCTTCCACAAGAGAAGAAATGCAAATCCGTCAACCAGCCCCCGTTCCTGTTGACCTCCAAGGGGTCAGGCGCAAAGTCCTCTCAGATGATTATGGGAAGCTGG AACCCAGTAGGTGTGGGCCGCTACCTCAACACCTGGCTGATGGAGACAAAGGACAGGCGGCAGCGATACCGGTCCCTATTCCTGGGTGGATCCAAACGCTACCTCTCAGACCTGGCCCGGGACATGCTTATGCA